Proteins co-encoded in one Methanobrevibacter gottschalkii DSM 11977 genomic window:
- a CDS encoding DNA replication complex subunit Gins51, giving the protein MDQFYQELRKIQKKERNNGTLARVDENFYASIHEYLDELRQEAIRDPFSNIHGMLKEAQIIATEICERREHKITDAAVVNIHRSYRLFTGKPKFDLVDTTPLNLTPEEEKFYFSLLDTLKNHRGNISLEKLSDDDEFVKPKETQTNTLVPKHDEIKPKVSNLTHDNESEDEVLNRLDEISRAKPLKKEPLEPKIESKTMSIPKTQAGNIPEKSIEINPNAFDKQDEFYDLESKKLARDTELVTMLVFDEINPIVGVDEKVYGPFRPQDLVTLPLINAKVFFKNRKGRQIKI; this is encoded by the coding sequence GTGGATCAATTTTATCAAGAATTGCGTAAAATTCAAAAAAAAGAGCGTAATAATGGTACTTTAGCTCGTGTAGATGAAAATTTTTATGCAAGTATTCATGAATATTTGGATGAGTTAAGGCAAGAAGCAATCAGAGATCCATTTTCTAATATTCATGGAATGCTTAAAGAAGCTCAAATTATTGCAACTGAGATTTGTGAAAGAAGAGAACATAAAATAACTGATGCTGCAGTTGTAAATATCCATAGATCTTATCGGCTGTTCACTGGAAAACCTAAATTTGATTTAGTTGATACTACTCCTCTTAATTTAACTCCTGAAGAGGAAAAATTTTATTTTTCTTTATTGGATACCTTAAAAAATCATAGGGGAAATATTTCTTTAGAAAAATTATCCGATGATGATGAATTTGTTAAACCTAAAGAAACTCAAACTAACACATTGGTGCCAAAACATGATGAAATTAAGCCTAAAGTTAGTAATTTAACACATGATAATGAATCTGAAGATGAAGTTTTAAATCGTTTAGATGAGATTAGTAGGGCAAAACCACTAAAAAAAGAACCGTTAGAACCTAAAATCGAATCTAAAACAATGTCCATTCCAAAAACTCAGGCTGGAAATATTCCTGAGAAAAGTATTGAGATAAATCCTAATGCTTTTGATAAACAAGATGAATTTTATGATTTGGAGTCTAAAAAGTTAGCTAGGGATACAGAACTTGTTACTATGTTGGTTTTTGATGAGATTAATCCGATTGTGGGTGTTGATGAAAAAGTCTATGGTCCATTCAGACCTCAAGACTTGGTGACTTTGCCTTTGATAAATGCAAAAGTATTTTTCAAAAATAGAAAAGGTCGTCAAATTAAAATTTAA
- the frhB gene encoding coenzyme F420 hydrogenase subunit beta gives MPLGNYKEAISARATEKKILDVSQDGGIVSALLCYALDEGKIEGAVVAGTPDDDWRPVPTVVTSSDEVIANAGTKYSMSPTLAVLKEATRQYGLEKIGVVATPCQIQGLRKAQAYPFTRFVVNKINLIIGIYCMENFPMASLDTFATAKLGFDKLTDATKMDIGKGKFWLTKDGEDSGLKLKETHGYEQSGCNICTDYVAEWADISTGSVGSPDGWSTVLTRTDDGNSIFKEAVSAGLIETKPVDDGKFGLPLLEKLAKGKKDKNGAEFERRAKMGVRVPTIY, from the coding sequence ATGCCATTAGGTAATTATAAAGAAGCAATCTCAGCAAGAGCTACTGAGAAAAAAATCCTAGATGTATCACAAGATGGAGGAATTGTATCTGCATTGCTTTGTTATGCACTTGATGAAGGAAAAATTGAAGGTGCTGTTGTAGCTGGAACTCCTGATGATGATTGGAGACCTGTTCCTACTGTTGTAACTTCATCTGATGAAGTAATTGCAAATGCTGGAACTAAATATTCAATGTCTCCTACTTTAGCTGTATTAAAAGAAGCAACTCGTCAATACGGTCTTGAAAAAATTGGAGTTGTAGCAACACCATGTCAAATCCAAGGGTTAAGAAAAGCACAAGCTTATCCATTCACAAGATTTGTCGTTAATAAAATTAATTTAATCATTGGTATTTATTGTATGGAAAACTTCCCTATGGCTTCTCTTGACACTTTTGCTACTGCAAAATTAGGATTTGATAAGTTAACTGATGCTACTAAAATGGACATTGGTAAAGGAAAATTCTGGTTAACAAAAGATGGAGAAGATTCTGGTTTAAAACTTAAAGAAACTCATGGTTATGAACAATCAGGATGTAACATTTGTACTGATTATGTTGCTGAATGGGCTGACATATCTACTGGTTCTGTAGGATCTCCAGATGGATGGTCTACCGTTTTAACTAGAACCGATGATGGTAATAGTATATTTAAAGAAGCAGTTTCTGCTGGTTTAATTGAAACAAAACCTGTTGACGATGGAAAATTCGGTCTTCCTTTACTTGAAAAATTAGCTAAAGGTAAAAAAGACAAAAACGGTGCAGAATTTGAAAGAAGAGCAAAAATGGGAGTTAGAGTTCCTACTATATATTAA
- a CDS encoding translation initiation factor IF-2 subunit alpha, with product MVRKSQEWPDEGELIVGTVYKVLNYGAFAKLEEYQGKEAFIHISEVSSGWVKNIRDHVRENQKIVCRVLRVNPKKGHVDASLKRIREDQRTKKIQHWKIEQKAEKFLELSAKSLDKSLDDAYDEVGYELMDIFGDVYGAFETASEEGAGSLTEEGIPQDWADAITEVAQRNITPPEVHISGYVDIETFVPNGVEIIIDALKAAEDNGDEEEEIKVQCVGAPRYRITVKSTDYILAEKALKAAADRCIAVIEESEGNGSFLRELDNN from the coding sequence ATGGTAAGAAAAAGTCAAGAATGGCCTGATGAAGGGGAACTTATTGTTGGTACTGTTTATAAAGTTCTTAATTATGGGGCTTTTGCTAAATTAGAAGAATATCAGGGCAAAGAAGCTTTTATTCATATTTCTGAAGTGTCTTCTGGTTGGGTTAAAAACATCAGAGATCATGTAAGGGAAAATCAAAAAATTGTTTGTCGTGTTCTCAGAGTCAATCCTAAAAAGGGGCATGTTGATGCTTCTTTAAAAAGAATTCGTGAAGACCAAAGAACTAAAAAAATCCAACATTGGAAAATAGAGCAAAAAGCTGAAAAATTCTTAGAATTATCTGCAAAATCATTGGATAAAAGTTTGGATGATGCTTATGATGAAGTAGGTTATGAACTCATGGATATCTTTGGAGATGTTTATGGTGCTTTTGAAACTGCTTCTGAAGAAGGTGCGGGTTCACTTACTGAAGAAGGAATTCCGCAAGATTGGGCTGATGCTATTACTGAAGTAGCGCAGAGAAATATCACTCCTCCTGAAGTTCACATTAGTGGTTATGTCGATATTGAAACTTTCGTACCTAATGGTGTTGAAATTATCATTGATGCACTTAAAGCTGCTGAAGATAATGGTGATGAAGAGGAAGAAATTAAAGTCCAATGTGTTGGTGCACCAAGATACAGGATTACTGTAAAATCTACTGATTACATATTGGCTGAAAAAGCTCTTAAAGCCGCAGCTGATAGATGTATTGCAGTTATTGAAGAATCTGAAGGTAACGGTTCTTTTCTAAGAGAGTTAGATAATAATTAG
- a CDS encoding 50S ribosomal protein L44e yields the protein MKIPKEKRTYCPHCKKHTMHEVHTAKKRKASELTWGQRQFRRVTAGYRGYPRPLPAGNKPVKKLDLRLKCKECGKSHIKQSFRTGKPEFVAK from the coding sequence ATGAAAATACCAAAAGAAAAAAGAACTTACTGTCCGCACTGTAAAAAACACACAATGCATGAAGTTCACACTGCTAAAAAAAGAAAAGCTAGTGAATTAACTTGGGGACAAAGACAATTCAGACGTGTAACTGCTGGTTACAGAGGTTATCCAAGACCTTTACCTGCTGGAAATAAACCTGTTAAAAAATTAGATTTAAGACTCAAATGTAAAGAATGCGGTAAATCTCATATTAAACAATCTTTCAGAACAGGAAAACCTGAATTTGTAGCTAAATAG
- a CDS encoding TIGR00375 family protein: MLVNADFHVHSCFSMASSKDMLIKNMAAKSKLKGLNLLGTGDAFHPNWLDMIEESTVYCGDGIYNSDDMNFVLTTEVEGRNRIHHLIIIPNIDIARELSYKLPSKNKKIDGRPKTNLSGIELLELVRDYDCLIGPAHAFTPWTGMYKSYDSIYDCYEKRVDFVELGLSADTFMADRISELKDFPFLTNSDAHSPWPHRLGREFNQIELKDISFSSIKNAFKHNKIKANYGLVPNLGKYHMTACTKCYNLIDPMIAHENKMKCSCGGTIKKGVDFRISEIADYDKPKHPAFRPKYVHLMPLAEIISSVYEKGVTTKTVQGKWQKLIDNFGTEIDVLINVSLDDIEKIDLNIAPAINAFRNGEINVIPGGGGKYGQISFDKIKKQDKIVTLDNF, encoded by the coding sequence ATGTTAGTAAATGCTGATTTTCATGTTCATAGTTGTTTTTCAATGGCATCATCAAAAGACATGTTAATAAAGAACATGGCTGCTAAATCTAAGTTAAAAGGTTTAAATCTTTTAGGAACTGGTGATGCGTTTCATCCTAATTGGTTAGATATGATTGAGGAAAGTACAGTATATTGTGGGGATGGAATTTATAATAGTGATGATATGAATTTTGTTTTAACAACAGAAGTTGAAGGAAGAAATAGAATTCATCATTTAATTATTATTCCAAATATTGATATTGCTCGTGAACTGTCATATAAGCTTCCATCTAAAAATAAAAAAATCGATGGTAGACCAAAAACCAATTTATCTGGAATTGAACTGTTAGAGTTGGTTCGGGATTATGATTGTTTGATTGGTCCTGCCCATGCATTTACTCCGTGGACTGGAATGTATAAATCGTATGATAGTATTTATGATTGTTATGAAAAAAGAGTGGATTTTGTAGAATTAGGTTTATCTGCCGATACGTTCATGGCGGATAGAATTTCAGAACTTAAAGATTTTCCTTTTCTCACTAATTCGGATGCACATTCTCCATGGCCTCATAGATTGGGCAGGGAATTTAATCAAATAGAGCTTAAAGATATTTCTTTTTCTTCAATAAAAAATGCATTTAAACATAACAAGATTAAAGCTAATTATGGTTTGGTGCCGAACTTAGGAAAATATCACATGACTGCATGTACTAAATGTTATAATTTGATTGATCCTATGATTGCTCATGAAAATAAAATGAAATGTAGCTGTGGCGGAACCATTAAAAAAGGAGTTGACTTTAGAATTTCTGAAATTGCTGACTATGATAAACCTAAACACCCGGCGTTCAGACCAAAATATGTTCATTTGATGCCTTTGGCAGAAATAATCTCTTCTGTTTATGAGAAAGGCGTCACTACAAAAACAGTTCAAGGTAAATGGCAGAAGCTGATTGATAATTTTGGCACAGAAATTGATGTTTTAATTAATGTCAGCTTGGATGATATAGAAAAAATTGATTTAAATATTGCTCCAGCTATTAATGCATTTAGAAATGGTGAAATAAATGTTATTCCTGGTGGTGGGGGTAAATATGGTCAGATTTCTTTTGATAAAATAAAAAAACAAGATAAAATTGTTACTTTAGATAATTTTTAA
- a CDS encoding proteasome assembly chaperone family protein: MSVNTAEINILKEIELENPIFIEALPGLGHVGKLAADHMIDELNATKFAEIYSPAFPPQVLIKEDGIIGNMLNELYYLKDVGEDNLDLIVLVGNTQALSPEGQYLVCKDILDFVKGYGITRMFTMGGMAIPQPVENPKVYGAASDEATIELLKEAGIEIRSNDGGIVGASGLFLGLGIRQGIQGACLMGETPGYFIDAESAEAILKKLSLLLNFEINTDKLDERAEETRQMIAKAQQMEQDLINKANTGNADDLRYIG, translated from the coding sequence ATGTCCGTGAACACTGCTGAAATAAATATTTTAAAAGAAATCGAACTTGAAAATCCTATTTTCATTGAAGCATTGCCGGGTCTTGGACATGTTGGTAAATTGGCTGCAGATCATATGATTGATGAATTGAATGCAACCAAATTTGCTGAAATTTATTCCCCAGCTTTTCCACCTCAAGTTCTTATTAAAGAGGATGGGATTATAGGTAATATGCTTAATGAGTTATATTATTTAAAAGATGTTGGTGAAGACAATTTGGATTTAATCGTTCTTGTTGGTAACACTCAAGCTTTATCTCCTGAAGGACAATATTTGGTCTGTAAAGATATTTTAGATTTTGTTAAAGGTTATGGAATAACTAGAATGTTCACTATGGGTGGAATGGCTATACCTCAGCCTGTTGAAAATCCTAAAGTTTATGGTGCGGCTAGTGATGAAGCTACTATTGAATTATTAAAAGAAGCCGGAATTGAAATCAGATCTAATGATGGGGGTATTGTTGGCGCTTCTGGTTTATTTTTAGGTTTAGGAATTCGTCAGGGAATTCAGGGGGCTTGTCTTATGGGTGAAACTCCAGGATATTTCATTGATGCCGAATCTGCTGAAGCTATTTTGAAAAAATTATCATTATTACTTAATTTTGAAATCAATACTGATAAATTAGATGAAAGAGCTGAAGAAACCAGACAAATGATTGCTAAAGCTCAACAAATGGAACAAGATTTGATTAATAAGGCTAATACTGGAAATGCCGATGATTTAAGATATATTGGATAA
- a CDS encoding RNA-protein complex protein Nop10, which translates to MNMKMNKCPECGIYTLKDSCPKCGGKLKVIYPPKFSVEDKYGKYRRILKKESMKE; encoded by the coding sequence ATGAACATGAAAATGAATAAATGTCCTGAATGTGGAATTTATACTTTAAAAGATTCCTGCCCTAAATGCGGCGGGAAACTTAAAGTTATTTATCCTCCTAAATTTTCTGTTGAGGATAAATATGGAAAATATCGTCGTATTTTGAAAAAAGAATCAATGAAGGAGTAA
- a CDS encoding DUF1002 domain-containing protein, with amino-acid sequence MHKNSIIIIILSITIIGMLIPAGFSANDYQIVITYGETTKNNAEYKNTVDSFFENQAHMDLKGVNSKIITANEVNKISSTITGKSYNSNQIFSSALVDLGDNDNLKVSVDKSKITTITGDMYLSALKSAGITNGHVYITSPVTATGESALAGIMNSYEVATDVEIPAPVKEAANKEIYTQAEIVKESNVSADDLSNLVDDVKETVKEENITDYQTIVNIINNTTINYNINLTYNDIENLAESIEQIQNVQGDINSYQTEVNDVLNTTDTSNTGFLDGLFN; translated from the coding sequence ATGCATAAAAATAGCATCATCATAATTATTTTATCAATAACAATTATAGGAATGCTTATTCCAGCGGGTTTTTCAGCAAATGATTACCAAATTGTTATAACATACGGTGAAACTACAAAAAACAATGCTGAATATAAGAACACTGTTGATTCATTCTTTGAAAATCAAGCACATATGGATTTAAAAGGAGTAAATTCCAAAATAATCACTGCCAATGAAGTGAATAAAATTTCAAGTACAATAACTGGAAAAAGTTATAATTCAAATCAGATTTTCTCATCAGCACTAGTTGATTTAGGAGATAATGATAACCTTAAAGTTAGCGTAGACAAATCAAAAATTACCACAATAACTGGAGATATGTATCTCTCCGCATTAAAATCAGCAGGAATTACAAATGGCCATGTATATATAACAAGTCCCGTTACTGCGACTGGTGAATCTGCTTTAGCGGGAATTATGAATTCATATGAAGTAGCTACTGATGTTGAAATTCCCGCACCGGTTAAAGAAGCTGCAAACAAAGAGATTTATACACAAGCGGAAATTGTAAAAGAGTCAAATGTTAGTGCCGATGACTTATCAAACTTGGTTGATGATGTAAAAGAAACCGTTAAAGAAGAAAACATTACAGATTACCAGACAATAGTAAATATAATCAATAACACTACCATTAATTACAATATCAATTTAACATACAATGATATTGAAAACCTTGCTGAAAGTATTGAACAAATACAAAATGTTCAGGGAGATATTAACAGTTACCAGACAGAAGTAAATGATGTGCTAAATACTACCGATACATCAAATACTGGATTTTTAGACGGGCTATTCAACTAA
- the map gene encoding type II methionyl aminopeptidase produces MMESYIKAGKIVSKIRSEASKMIVDGALVIDLVNYVESEILKTGAEIAFPCNVSINEIAAHYTSPIRDETAFKAGDMVKLDLGAMVDGCIADSAVTIIANGNIDENYSQDEINLHEEIQEASAAGLEAAIATARAGIEVSKIGAAVHEAIAEYHLNPIFNLTGHSLEQYNLHAGISIPNYDNHDNYILEEGQAIAIEPFATNGEGIVNDAPGHYIFSYMANKPFRMKSTQKVLKYIQHNHRDVPFSGRWITNEFGERKGSIALKQLSESMAIYPYAPLREKENCFVSQKEHTVIIEKEGCTVTTI; encoded by the coding sequence ATGATGGAATCTTATATAAAAGCTGGAAAAATTGTTTCAAAAATACGTAGTGAAGCTTCAAAAATGATTGTAGATGGAGCATTAGTTATAGACCTTGTAAACTACGTGGAAAGTGAAATATTAAAAACTGGTGCTGAAATTGCATTCCCATGTAATGTATCAATAAATGAAATTGCAGCTCATTATACTTCCCCTATTAGAGATGAAACTGCATTTAAAGCAGGTGACATGGTGAAATTAGATTTAGGTGCAATGGTAGATGGATGTATTGCAGATTCAGCAGTTACAATCATAGCTAATGGGAATATTGATGAAAATTACAGTCAAGATGAAATTAATCTACATGAGGAAATCCAAGAAGCATCTGCAGCAGGTCTTGAAGCTGCAATCGCTACAGCAAGAGCAGGAATTGAAGTTTCGAAAATAGGTGCTGCAGTCCATGAAGCAATTGCGGAATACCATTTAAATCCGATATTCAATTTAACTGGACATAGCTTAGAACAGTACAATTTACATGCAGGCATTTCCATTCCAAATTATGACAACCACGACAATTATATTTTAGAGGAAGGTCAAGCCATTGCAATTGAACCTTTTGCAACCAATGGAGAAGGTATTGTAAATGATGCGCCAGGGCATTATATATTTTCATACATGGCAAATAAACCATTCAGAATGAAAAGCACTCAAAAAGTTTTAAAATATATTCAACACAACCACAGAGATGTTCCATTTTCTGGAAGATGGATAACCAATGAATTTGGAGAAAGAAAAGGATCAATCGCTTTAAAGCAACTATCAGAATCCATGGCAATTTATCCATATGCCCCTCTTCGTGAAAAAGAGAATTGTTTTGTAAGTCAAAAAGAGCATACAGTAATTATTGAAAAAGAAGGTTGTACTGTTACAACTATATAG
- a CDS encoding endoglucanase, translated as MDKANIIISIIIVLCVAAAVAAYGITNSDNPIFSDLSSMSANDNDAGNGIGNNTVTGNGSGNTIATTSGSGSGSSSSSSSGSGSGSGSGSGSSSSSSSGSGSGSGSGGGSNSNSRTHLSYSEAKSIANDAIEEAGCYAGSGSYSGGYWYFTVYDANGNNVDTISVNDNTGATGRG; from the coding sequence TTGGATAAAGCAAACATAATTATTTCAATCATTATCGTTTTATGTGTTGCAGCAGCAGTTGCGGCATATGGTATTACAAATAGCGATAATCCAATCTTTTCTGACTTATCCAGTATGTCAGCAAATGATAATGATGCTGGAAATGGAATAGGAAATAATACAGTTACAGGAAATGGAAGTGGAAATACAATAGCAACCACATCCGGTTCAGGAAGTGGATCCAGCAGTAGTTCAAGCTCCGGAAGCGGATCAGGTTCAGGATCTGGAAGTGGATCCAGCAGTAGTTCAAGCTCCGGAAGCGGATCAGGTTCGGGATCTGGAGGAGGATCCAATAGTAACTCAAGAACACATTTATCATATTCAGAAGCAAAAAGTATTGCAAATGATGCTATTGAAGAAGCTGGATGTTATGCAGGAAGTGGATCATATTCTGGAGGATACTGGTACTTTACTGTATATGATGCAAATGGTAATAATGTAGACACCATAAGTGTTAATGACAACACTGGTGCTACCGGAAGAGGATAA
- the frhG gene encoding coenzyme F420 hydrogenase subunit gamma, with amino-acid sequence MFDKLKKAFGGSAEPAPKVDEKVEEVAPVETKAPAEEPKAASSKPRIGYIHLSGCTGDAMSLTENYDILSTVLTDMVDIVYGQTLVDKWIHGTYAEEMPEMDLCLIEGSVCLQDEHSVHELLEARKKAGLIAAFGSCAITGCFTTYSRGGQQAQPSHESFLPIGSLVKVDVALPGCPVAPEMIAKTIVALCEGDLDYLKPAMDWAACDKGCGCDVLTNVVRQGLCTGCGTCALACPTRAMGFSEGRPSCDKDRCIKCGSCYMMCPRSWLPEGRIKKETGL; translated from the coding sequence ATGTTTGATAAATTAAAAAAAGCTTTTGGCGGTTCAGCTGAACCTGCTCCAAAAGTAGATGAAAAAGTTGAAGAGGTTGCTCCTGTAGAAACAAAAGCACCTGCAGAAGAACCTAAAGCAGCTTCATCAAAACCACGTATTGGTTACATACACTTAAGTGGTTGTACTGGAGATGCAATGTCTTTAACCGAAAATTATGATATCTTATCCACTGTTTTGACTGATATGGTTGATATTGTATATGGACAAACTTTAGTTGATAAATGGATTCACGGAACTTATGCTGAAGAAATGCCTGAAATGGACTTATGTTTAATTGAAGGTTCTGTATGTTTACAAGATGAACATAGTGTACATGAACTTTTAGAAGCAAGGAAAAAAGCTGGTTTAATTGCAGCATTCGGGTCTTGTGCTATTACTGGTTGTTTCACTACTTATTCACGTGGAGGACAACAAGCTCAACCTAGCCATGAATCTTTCTTACCAATTGGTTCTTTAGTTAAAGTGGATGTAGCACTTCCTGGTTGTCCTGTTGCACCTGAAATGATTGCAAAAACTATAGTTGCATTATGTGAAGGCGACTTAGACTATTTAAAACCTGCAATGGATTGGGCTGCATGTGATAAAGGATGTGGTTGTGACGTATTAACCAATGTAGTTCGCCAAGGATTATGTACTGGTTGTGGAACTTGTGCTCTTGCTTGTCCAACTAGAGCAATGGGCTTCTCAGAAGGTAGACCTAGCTGTGATAAAGACAGATGTATTAAATGTGGATCTTGTTATATGATGTGTCCAAGGTCATGGTTGCCTGAAGGAAGAATTAAAAAGGAAACAGGACTTTAG
- the frhA gene encoding coenzyme F420 hydrogenase subunit alpha yields MKDRVVISPTTRQEGHAELVMEVDDEGIVTKGMYLSITPVRGLEKMVLDKAPESAVVLCQRICGVCPIPHTLASAEAMDMALGIEIPKNAKLLRKATLAAHNINSAAIHQFLIATDFVPENLFATAVDSVSEVRKTVQYVVDMIAGEGIHPSDVRVGGMARNITPFTKERLIERMTALRPKLEEHIELIKNCVVEKGLPDDLGVINRPLMATDATYGTNDFDMDVFSEVLPEAWYDDPEIGKKACSVIPLINGENVETGPRARMEKFAGFKGKGVNAQHVARADEMLKNYDACMEALDAIDPAAPAKVSYDKRGTGELGFGVIEGPRGTNVHMAKVVEGKTKFYSAIVPTTWNIPTMGPATEGFHHEYGPHVIRAYDPCLSCATHVMVVDDEDKSILKNEMVRI; encoded by the coding sequence TTGAAAGATAGAGTAGTTATATCTCCTACAACTCGTCAAGAAGGCCATGCCGAATTAGTCATGGAAGTTGATGATGAGGGGATAGTTACAAAAGGTATGTATTTAAGTATAACTCCGGTTAGGGGTTTAGAAAAGATGGTTCTTGACAAAGCTCCTGAATCTGCTGTTGTTTTATGTCAAAGAATTTGTGGTGTTTGTCCAATTCCACATACTTTGGCTTCTGCAGAAGCAATGGATATGGCTTTAGGAATCGAAATTCCTAAAAATGCTAAATTGTTAAGAAAAGCTACTTTAGCAGCACACAACATTAACAGTGCAGCTATTCACCAGTTTTTAATTGCAACTGATTTTGTACCTGAAAATTTATTCGCTACAGCTGTTGACAGTGTAAGTGAAGTAAGAAAAACAGTACAATATGTTGTAGACATGATTGCTGGTGAAGGTATCCACCCATCTGATGTAAGAGTTGGTGGAATGGCTAGAAACATTACTCCATTCACTAAAGAAAGATTAATCGAAAGAATGACTGCACTCAGACCAAAACTCGAAGAACACATTGAACTAATCAAAAACTGTGTTGTTGAAAAAGGTTTACCTGATGATTTAGGTGTAATAAACAGACCATTAATGGCAACTGATGCAACTTATGGAACCAACGATTTCGATATGGACGTTTTCTCAGAAGTTTTACCTGAAGCTTGGTATGATGACCCTGAAATTGGTAAAAAGGCTTGTTCTGTAATTCCATTAATTAATGGTGAAAATGTTGAAACTGGTCCTAGAGCAAGAATGGAAAAATTTGCTGGATTTAAAGGTAAAGGTGTAAATGCACAACATGTGGCTCGTGCAGATGAAATGTTAAAAAACTACGATGCATGTATGGAAGCTTTGGATGCAATTGATCCTGCTGCTCCTGCAAAAGTAAGTTATGATAAAAGAGGAACTGGAGAACTTGGTTTTGGTGTAATTGAAGGTCCTAGGGGAACCAATGTACATATGGCTAAGGTTGTCGAAGGAAAAACTAAATTCTACTCTGCTATTGTACCAACTACTTGGAACATTCCTACAATGGGACCAGCTACTGAAGGATTCCATCACGAGTATGGACCACATGTTATCAGAGCATATGATCCTTGTTTATCATGTGCTACTCACGTAATGGTTGTTGACGATGAAGATAAATCCATTCTCAAGAATGAAATGGTGAGAATATAA
- the frhD gene encoding coenzyme F420-reducing hydrogenase, FrhD protein, with amino-acid sequence MPYDSDIIVIGCGNILFKDDGYGPIVINLLQKYFNDKNDYYDPAVTSYVEDEFDKNVLNQIKEKFEGVTLPDSVQFIDGGTAAPMNFFPLYKEYDWKKLIVIDVVESNAEPGTVGIFDPNAMQVGKYDNPHGMTVEEPLQKISEKCEVVIVGCKPASIPIPDIDVGLSESVEKAIPEAIDIILKEIGVK; translated from the coding sequence ATGCCTTATGATTCGGATATAATCGTTATTGGATGTGGAAATATATTATTTAAAGATGATGGCTACGGTCCAATAGTTATTAATCTTTTACAAAAATATTTTAATGATAAAAATGATTATTATGATCCGGCGGTTACTTCGTATGTTGAAGATGAATTTGATAAGAATGTTTTAAATCAAATCAAAGAAAAATTTGAAGGTGTAACTTTACCAGATAGTGTGCAGTTTATTGATGGAGGAACTGCAGCACCAATGAACTTCTTTCCGTTATACAAAGAGTATGACTGGAAAAAATTGATTGTTATTGATGTAGTTGAATCAAATGCCGAACCTGGAACTGTGGGCATATTTGATCCTAATGCTATGCAAGTAGGAAAATATGATAATCCTCATGGTATGACTGTTGAAGAGCCACTTCAAAAGATTTCTGAAAAATGTGAAGTTGTAATTGTTGGTTGTAAACCTGCTTCTATCCCAATACCTGACATCGATGTGGGTTTGTCTGAATCTGTAGAAAAGGCAATTCCTGAAGCTATTGATATTATTTTAAAAGAAATCGGGGTAAAATAA
- a CDS encoding 30S ribosomal protein S27e translates to MVSKGRGNFLKVKCLDCDNEQVIFDRAASDVKCIICGKTLVKSRGAKAKITAHIEKVLN, encoded by the coding sequence ATGGTTAGTAAAGGTAGAGGAAACTTTTTAAAAGTTAAATGTTTGGATTGTGACAATGAACAAGTAATATTTGATCGTGCAGCATCTGATGTTAAATGTATTATTTGTGGTAAAACTCTTGTCAAATCTCGCGGTGCTAAAGCTAAAATCACTGCACATATTGAAAAAGTTTTAAACTAG